Proteins encoded in a region of the Candidozyma auris chromosome 7, complete sequence genome:
- the GRR1 gene encoding SCF ubiquitin ligase complex subunit GRR1 — translation MVANTNQDGQRSAKRGKVVGFFRGSSNQHSSSQPASPKNNDLHYVLNEGRHSLDNDHNDYNDLRESLLQKRGSGANKVRTQIQAYNYHNSRLLQLPTEVLLQIFKHLDKSDLFSLLTVCREFSELIVEILWYRPNFQVDSAFHKITEVMKRPRSQTHWDYRNYIKRLNLSFMTKLMDDESLYLFRGCPKLERLTLVNCHKVTSKPITEVLQNCEHLQSIDMTGVQDIQDEIFYALAKNCPRLQGLYAPGCGNISEDAIISVLRACPMLKRVKFNNSENITNDTILAMYENCKSLVEIDLHNCPKVTDKHLRSIFCEHLQLREFRISNAPGITDDLFSSVPEDQTLEKLRIIDVTGCNAITDKLVERMVRCAPRLRNVVLSKCMQITDASLRHLTKLGRSLHYIHLGHCALLTDFGVQALVRSCHRIQYIDLACCSQLTDWTLIELSSLPKLRRIGLVKCNLISDAGIMELVRRRGEQDCLERVHLSYCTNLTIGPIYFLLKNCPRLTHLSLTGISAFLRREITQYCRDPPPDFTENQKSSFCVFSGHGVVQLRNYLDTLMDQRAYILEHYGFQDDVAPTFLPDRRRRQFGDNEEGGTFPTGTQLPANQMGFGQVLPLPTLRGRIFTQQNANADPPSNQGQGDQTQYPTPEQYNQLRMAGPWDAQRNVGAGRFPGAGDGRNLNNEEDNMSTWAAQRGLGELRQARETTPSRSWNPPNMEGSEGIFRQLLAVDGQNRQRFGALYHPLNSQLDNVNSRLREQGQAQGQGGAPVQVRPGNAPHIAQAPVFGNDEPMEGEEDSEMEAVDLFPRMR, via the coding sequence CGGCCAGCGGCTGGCTAAACGCGGCAAGGTTGTCGGGTTTTTCCGGGGCCTGAGCAATCAGCACAGCAGTAGTCAGCCTGCGTCTCCCAAGAACAACGATCTCCACTACGTTCTCAACGAGGGGCGTCACTCGCTTGATAACGACCACAATGACTATAACGACCTCAGAGAGCTGTTGTTGCAGAAACGAGGGCTGGGGGCCAACAAAGTGAGGACCCAGATCCAGGCGTACAACTACCACAATTCTCGCCTATTGCAGCTTCCCACAGAGGTGCTTCTTCAGATCTTCAAGCATTTGGACAAGTCTGACTTGTTCTCGTTGCTCACGGTGTGTCGAGAGTTCAGCGAATTGATTGTGGAGATTTTGTGGTACCGGCCCAATTTCCAGGTGGACTCAGCTTTCCATAAGATCACAGAAGTCATGAAGAGGCCGCGGCTGCAAACGCATTGGGATTACCGCAACTACATCAAAAGGCTCAACTTGTCGTTCATGACAAAGCTCATGGACGATGAGCTGCTCTATTTGTTCCGGGGTTGCCCAAAGCTCGAGCGGTTGACGTTGGTGAACTGCCATAAAGTGACCAGCAAGCCAATAACTGAGGTGCTTCAAAATTGCGAGCACTTGCAGTCCATTGACATGACGGGCGTTCAAGATATCCAAGATGAAATCTTCTACGCTTTGGCAAAAAATTGTCCCAGGCTACAAGGGCTTTATGCTCCTGGTTGCGGCAACATTCTGGAAGACGCCATCATTCTGGTGCTCCGAGCATGCCCCATGCTAAAGCGTGTGAAATTCAACAACTCGGAAAACATCACTAACGACACCATCTTGGCCATGTACGAAAACTGCAAGCTGCTAGTAGAGATTGACTTACATAATTGCCCAAAAGTCACCGATAAGCACTTGCGCAGCATCTTCTGTGAGCATTTGCAGCTACGAGAGTTTCGAATCTCAAATGCCCCGGGAATCACTGACGATTTGTTCCTGCTGGTTCCCGAGGACCAAACTCTCGAAAAGTTGCGTATCATTGACGTGACGGGCTGTAATGCTATTACGGATAAGTTAGTTGAGCGCATGGTCCGCTGTGCTCCTCGTCTTCGAAACGTTGTGCTTTCCAAATGCATGCAAATCACAGACGCCTCGTTGCGCCATTTAACAAAATTGGGCAGGCTGCTTCATTACATCCACTTGGGCCACTGTGCTCTTCTCACGGATTTTGGCGTCCAGGCTCTTGTAAGATCCTGCCATCGCATACAATACATCGACTTGGCATGCTGCTCGCAGTTGACTGACTGGACGCTAATAGAGCTTCTGAGTCTTCCCAAGTTGCGGAGAATTGGGTTGGTCAAGTGCAATTTAATATCAGACGCAGGCATCATGGAGTTGGTTCGTCGGCGTGGCGAGCAGGACTGTTTGGAAAGAGTCCACCTTTCATATTGCACCAACTTGACCATCGGACCAATttactttttgttgaagaactgTCCACGATTGACCCACTTATCGCTCACAGGTATATCTGCATTTCTACGTCGCGAGATCACCCAGTATTGCCGTGATCCACCTCCTGATTTCACCGAGAACCAGAAGTCATCATTCTGTGTCTTCTCGGGGCATGGTGTTGTACAACTACGTAACTACCTCGACACCTTGATGGATCAGCGTGCGTACATTCTCGAGCATTACGGGTTCCAGGACGACGTTGCACCAACATTCTTACCTGATAGAAGACGCAGGCAATTTGGAGATAACGAAGAGGGCGGGACATTCCCAACAGGAACCCAACTTCCAGCTAACCAAATGGGCTTTGGTCAAGTGTTGCCGTTGCCAACCTTGAGGGGCCGTATTTTTACTCAACAAAACGCAAATGCAGATCCTCCTAGCAatcaaggacaaggagATCAGACTCAATATCCAACTCCCGAGCAGTACAACCAGCTTCGCATGGCAGGACCATGGGATGCTCAGAGGAACGTTGGAGCAGGTCGATTTCCTGGAGCCGGTGACGGCAGGAACTTGAATAATGAGGAGGACAATATGTCCACATGGGCTGCTCAGAGAGGACTTGGGGAGTTGAGACAGGCGAGAGAGACGACACCGTCGAGAAGTTGGAATCCGCCAAACATGGAAGGGCTGGAAGGCATATTTAGGCAGCTTCTTGCTGTTGACGGCCAGAACAGACAACGGTTCGGCGCCTTGTACCATCCACTCAACTCTCAGCTTGACAATGTCAATCTGCGGCTTCGAGAACAGGGCCAAGCCCAGGGCCAAGGCGGAGCACCAGTACAAGTGAGGCCCGGCAATGCTCCGCATATAGCCCAGGCACCCGTGTTTGGCAACGACGAGCCCATGGAAGGCGAGGAGGACTCAGAGATGGAGGCTGTTGATTTGTTCCCTCGGATGAGATGA
- the RPL43A gene encoding 60S ribosomal eL43 domain-containing protein encodes MSQIEFTSDTCRKPGFFTYHLQHTMTKRTKKVGITGKFGVRYGSSLRRQTKKLEVQQHAKYDCSFCGKRTTRRTAAGIWHCKACGKTVAGGAYTVSTAAAATVRSTIRRLRDLAEA; translated from the exons ATGAGCCAAATTGAATTCACCTCTGACACCTGCAGG AAGCCTGGTTTTTTTACCTATCACCTACAACACACAAT GACTAAGAGAACTAAGAAGGTCGGCATCACCGGTAAGTTCGGTGTGAGATACGGttcttccttgagaagacagaccaagaagttggaggtGCAGCAGCACGCCAAGTACGACTGTTCTTTCTGCGGTAAGAGAACCACCAGAAGAACCGCTGCTGGTATCTGGCACTGCAAGGCTTGCGGCAAGACCGTTGCCGGTGGCGCTTACACTGTGTCCACTGCCGCTGCCGCCACCGTCAGATCGACCATCCGTCGTTTGAGAGACTTGGCCGAGGCCTAA